One genomic region from Nocardia vinacea encodes:
- the trpB gene encoding tryptophan synthase subunit beta, translating to MTALPKASDGVHERSEHEPDPGGHFGVYGGRHVPEALMAVIEEVTAEYEKCRFDPAFLDELDRLQRDYTGRPSPIFECRRLAEHAGDARIILKREDLNHTGSHKINNVLGQALLAKRMGKSRVIAETGAGQHGVATATACALLGLECVVYMGAVDTARQALNVARMRLLGAEVISVRTGSQTLKDAINEALRDWVTNADATYYCFGTAAGPHPFPMMVRDLQRIVGLEARAQVQALTGRLPDAVTACVGGGSNAIGIFHPFIDDPGVRLIGYEAAGDGVETGRHAATFTGGTPGAFQGAYSYLLQDEDGQTIESHSISAGLDYPGVGPEHAYLKDIGRAEYQPITDVEAMDALLLLSRAEGIIPAIESAHAVAGAMKLGKELGKGAIILVNLSGRGDKDMDTAARWFGLFDDHAADKESHQ from the coding sequence GTGACGGCACTGCCCAAGGCATCCGACGGTGTACACGAGCGCAGCGAGCACGAGCCGGACCCGGGCGGCCACTTCGGCGTCTACGGCGGCAGGCATGTGCCGGAGGCGCTGATGGCGGTGATCGAGGAGGTCACCGCCGAATACGAGAAATGTCGCTTCGATCCCGCCTTCCTCGACGAACTGGACCGGCTGCAGCGCGACTACACCGGTCGCCCGTCGCCGATCTTCGAATGCCGGCGGCTCGCCGAGCACGCCGGTGATGCGCGCATCATTCTCAAGCGCGAGGATCTGAACCACACCGGTTCGCACAAGATCAATAACGTGCTCGGCCAGGCATTGCTCGCCAAGCGCATGGGCAAGTCCCGGGTCATCGCGGAGACCGGCGCAGGTCAGCACGGCGTCGCCACCGCCACCGCGTGCGCACTGCTCGGCCTCGAATGCGTCGTCTACATGGGTGCGGTCGATACCGCCCGCCAGGCGCTGAATGTGGCCCGCATGCGGCTGCTCGGCGCCGAGGTGATCTCGGTGCGGACCGGTTCGCAGACCCTCAAGGATGCGATCAACGAGGCGCTGCGCGACTGGGTCACCAATGCCGACGCCACCTATTACTGCTTCGGCACCGCCGCGGGCCCGCATCCGTTCCCGATGATGGTGCGCGATCTCCAGCGCATCGTCGGGCTGGAGGCCCGCGCCCAGGTGCAGGCGCTCACCGGGCGGCTGCCCGATGCGGTCACGGCCTGCGTCGGCGGCGGCTCCAACGCCATCGGCATTTTCCATCCCTTCATCGACGATCCCGGCGTGCGGCTGATCGGTTACGAGGCGGCCGGTGACGGTGTCGAAACCGGAAGGCACGCCGCGACTTTCACCGGTGGCACCCCCGGCGCGTTCCAGGGCGCGTACTCGTATCTGCTACAGGACGAGGACGGCCAGACCATCGAATCGCATTCGATCTCGGCCGGTTTGGACTATCCGGGTGTCGGTCCGGAACACGCCTACCTCAAGGACATCGGTCGCGCCGAATACCAGCCGATCACCGATGTCGAGGCGATGGATGCGCTGCTGCTGCTCAGCCGCGCCGAGGGCATCATCCCGGCGATCGAATCCGCGCATGCGGTGGCCGGTGCGATGAAGCTGGGCAAGGAACTCGGCAAGGGCGCGATCATCCTGGTGAACCTGTCCGGGCGCGGCGACAAGGATATGGACACGGCGGCACGATGGTTCGGGCTGTTCGACGACCACGCCGCCGACAAGGAGAGCCACCAGTGA
- the trpA gene encoding tryptophan synthase subunit alpha yields MSEQSRLANTFAACRAEGRAALIGYLPAGYPDLAGSIEVCRTMVESGCDIVEVGVAYSDPVMDGPTIQAAADQALRGGVRVRDVFSVVEAITAAGGKAVVMSYWNPVLQYGVDRFSRDLAAAGGSGIITPNLIPEEADSWFVASVAHDLDRIFLVAPSSTEERLVMTLEASSGFVYAASTMGVTGARDVVSSAAPALCARIRAHSDIPIGVGLGVRNGAQAAEIASYADGVIVGSALVTAAAQGLDAVRTLTAELAEGVRSATVAS; encoded by the coding sequence GTGAGCGAGCAGTCACGCCTTGCCAACACCTTCGCCGCCTGTCGCGCGGAGGGCCGGGCCGCGCTGATCGGCTACCTGCCCGCGGGCTACCCGGATCTGGCCGGTTCGATCGAGGTATGCCGCACCATGGTCGAATCCGGTTGCGACATAGTCGAAGTCGGCGTCGCCTACTCCGATCCGGTGATGGACGGACCGACCATCCAGGCCGCTGCCGATCAGGCGCTGCGCGGCGGTGTCCGGGTGCGCGATGTGTTCTCGGTGGTCGAGGCGATCACCGCGGCGGGCGGTAAGGCCGTCGTGATGAGCTACTGGAATCCGGTGCTGCAGTACGGCGTCGACCGTTTCTCGCGCGATCTGGCCGCCGCGGGCGGGTCCGGCATCATCACCCCCAACCTCATCCCGGAAGAGGCCGACAGCTGGTTCGTCGCCTCGGTCGCACACGATCTGGACCGCATCTTCCTGGTCGCGCCGTCGTCCACCGAGGAGCGTCTGGTCATGACGCTGGAGGCCAGCAGCGGCTTCGTCTATGCGGCCTCGACCATGGGTGTCACCGGCGCCCGAGATGTGGTCTCGTCCGCGGCCCCGGCGTTGTGCGCGCGCATCCGCGCCCACTCCGATATCCCGATCGGTGTCGGCCTCGGCGTGCGAAACGGTGCGCAGGCGGCCGAAATCGCCTCCTACGCAGACGGAGTCATCGTCGGCTCGGCACTGGTGACCGCCGCGGCCCAGGGACTCGACGCGGTACGCACCCTCACGGCCGAACTGGCCGAGGGTGTTCGTTCCGCGACCGTCGCCTCCTAG